A stretch of the Planktothricoides raciborskii GIHE-MW2 genome encodes the following:
- the tatC gene encoding twin-arginine translocase subunit TatC, translating into MTPTPDLETITQTERPALYNPAAQNPDQPGRLEDQLEDDYLDQLPDDVEMSLFDHLEELRMRIFYSLIAVFLGIVGCFLFVKPIVQLLEVPAQGAKFLQLAPGEYFFVTIQVAGYSGLLVASPVILYQIIQFVLPGLTRRERSFLGPIVFGSSILFVGGLVFAYIALIPAALNFFISYGSGVVDQMWSIDKYFKFVLLLLFSTGLAFQIPVIQALLGLLGIVSSQQMYSGWRYVVLGAAILGGILTPSTDPLTQSLLAGAVLGLYFSGIGLVKLMGR; encoded by the coding sequence ATGACACCTACCCCAGACTTAGAAACAATCACCCAGACCGAGCGACCGGCACTCTACAACCCTGCCGCACAAAATCCCGATCAGCCCGGTCGATTAGAAGATCAATTAGAAGACGATTATCTCGATCAACTCCCAGATGATGTGGAAATGTCACTTTTCGATCATCTTGAAGAACTGCGGATGCGGATATTTTATTCCCTGATCGCGGTTTTCCTGGGGATTGTTGGTTGCTTTCTTTTTGTCAAACCCATTGTCCAACTTTTGGAAGTACCTGCCCAAGGTGCCAAGTTTCTCCAATTAGCACCAGGAGAATATTTCTTTGTCACCATTCAAGTTGCTGGTTATAGTGGTTTATTAGTTGCCAGTCCGGTAATTTTGTACCAAATTATACAATTTGTTCTCCCCGGCTTAACTCGCCGAGAACGGAGTTTTCTTGGGCCTATTGTATTTGGTTCCAGCATTCTTTTTGTCGGCGGTTTAGTTTTTGCCTATATTGCCTTGATCCCAGCGGCGCTCAACTTTTTTATTAGCTATGGTTCTGGAGTTGTAGACCAAATGTGGTCGATTGACAAATACTTTAAATTTGTGTTATTATTACTATTCTCTACTGGATTAGCTTTTCAGATTCCAGTCATTCAAGCTTTACTTGGTTTGTTAGGGATTGTCTCTTCTCAACAAATGTATTCCGGCTGGCGATATGTGGTCTTGGGGGCGGCAATCTTAGGGGGTATTTTAACTCCATCCACCGATCCACTAACTCAAAGTTTATTAGCTGGGGCGGTGTTAGGTCTTTATTTTAGTGGCATTGGTTTGGTAAAATTGATGGGTCGGTGA
- the lptC gene encoding LPS export ABC transporter periplasmic protein LptC produces MSKVARRTTGFVWKVCAYLLLMTQLMTQLGYLLIFQGFLLIGLLAVGGCGSPDPNSTAKNGAEEKLDPSLTFKDVTLDQVNEEGEKIWTVRSPLAKYRNEKKIVNVELPQGELFQNGKLLYKFSAKKGEVHQNGEKILLQENIVATDPENGAALRGQELEWFPKQNLLIVRQLIGTHPQMEISAQEGKVLTKMNQLELQGNVVATTKEPVLQMRSEALVWLVKQQLVKSDRTLEFDRYLCNSVANCAPSDRSVSDRGEYNLQTLVAKLENNVQLTLSQPPINVQSDLILWSLTAQTVTSEKPLQAFHRQRQFTLTGNQGVLNLPTELLTVTGNVRATGNPQKPFNLQANLMVWDIPKEEMEAEGNVVYQQANPPLTLSGQKAFGKLRNQTVLMTGGNVVTEVVP; encoded by the coding sequence ATGTCAAAAGTTGCTCGACGCACGACTGGTTTTGTTTGGAAAGTGTGTGCTTATCTGCTTTTGATGACTCAGTTGATGACTCAATTGGGTTATTTATTGATTTTTCAGGGTTTCTTGTTGATTGGTTTGTTGGCGGTCGGGGGCTGTGGTTCTCCAGACCCCAACTCGACGGCCAAGAATGGGGCTGAGGAAAAGTTAGATCCAAGTTTAACTTTTAAAGATGTCACTTTGGATCAGGTGAATGAGGAGGGGGAAAAGATATGGACGGTGCGATCGCCCTTGGCTAAGTACCGGAATGAAAAAAAAATTGTCAACGTGGAACTTCCCCAAGGAGAATTGTTCCAAAATGGTAAGTTACTCTACAAGTTTTCCGCAAAAAAAGGGGAAGTCCATCAAAATGGCGAAAAAATTCTCCTCCAAGAAAATATTGTGGCAACTGACCCCGAAAATGGGGCGGCGCTGCGGGGTCAGGAATTAGAATGGTTTCCTAAACAAAACTTGTTAATTGTGCGCCAATTAATCGGCACTCATCCCCAAATGGAAATTTCGGCTCAGGAAGGAAAAGTTCTAACCAAAATGAATCAGCTAGAGTTGCAGGGGAATGTGGTGGCAACCACGAAAGAGCCGGTATTACAAATGCGGAGTGAAGCCCTAGTTTGGCTAGTGAAGCAACAATTGGTAAAGAGCGATCGCACCCTAGAATTTGACCGTTACCTTTGCAATTCTGTGGCCAATTGTGCCCCAAGCGATCGCAGTGTGAGCGATCGCGGGGAATATAATTTGCAAACCCTAGTGGCGAAACTAGAAAATAACGTGCAACTGACTCTCTCCCAACCGCCGATCAATGTTCAGAGTGATTTGATCTTGTGGAGTTTAACGGCACAAACGGTGACTTCAGAAAAACCCCTCCAAGCGTTTCATCGGCAGCGACAATTTACCCTGACCGGCAATCAAGGAGTGCTGAATTTACCCACGGAACTGTTAACGGTGACGGGCAATGTCAGGGCAACGGGCAATCCGCAAAAACCGTTTAATTTGCAAGCCAATCTGATGGTCTGGGATATTCCCAAAGAAGAAATGGAAGCCGAAGGAAATGTGGTTTATCAACAAGCCAACCCTCCTTTAACCCTCAGCGGGCAGAAAGCTTTTGGCAAACTAAGGAATCAAACGGTGCTGATGACTGGGGGAAATGTGGTGACAGAAGTAGTTCCATAA
- a CDS encoding NYN domain-containing protein gives MLNHHPETESIFSAERVLENRGRVAIFIDGSNLFYAALQLGIEIDYTKLLCRLTAGSRLLRSFFYTGVDRTNEKQQGFLLWMRRNGYRVIAKDLVQLPDGSKKANLDVEIAVDMMALVGSYDTAVLVSGDGDLAYAVDAVSYRGVRVEVVSLRSMTSDSLINVADRYIDLESVKEDIQKTPRSHNTYTYRPLSSLSMMDEREER, from the coding sequence ATGTTGAATCATCATCCTGAAACGGAAAGTATATTCAGCGCTGAACGAGTCTTAGAAAATCGCGGAAGGGTGGCGATTTTTATTGATGGATCTAATTTGTTCTATGCAGCTTTACAGCTAGGAATTGAAATAGATTACACTAAGCTTTTGTGTCGTCTAACCGCTGGTTCGCGGTTGCTCCGCTCATTTTTCTATACTGGGGTAGACCGCACCAATGAAAAACAACAAGGGTTTTTGCTGTGGATGCGGCGGAATGGCTATCGAGTGATTGCCAAAGATTTGGTCCAACTTCCTGATGGGTCAAAAAAGGCTAATCTGGATGTGGAAATTGCCGTAGATATGATGGCTTTGGTGGGTTCTTATGATACGGCGGTGTTGGTGAGTGGAGATGGGGATTTAGCTTATGCGGTGGATGCGGTCAGCTATCGCGGGGTGCGAGTGGAAGTGGTGAGTTTACGCTCGATGACCAGTGATAGTCTGATTAATGTCGCCGATCGCTATATCGATCTAGAATCAGTTAAAGAGGATATTCAAAAAACTCCTCGCAGTCATAACACTTATACCTACCGTCCGCTCTCTAGTTTGAGCATGATGGATGAAAGAGAGGAACGATAA
- a CDS encoding PAS domain S-box protein, producing the protein MLAQFTPIQREIQAFFPINPTYFCVFADLDSCAKVSDNWETLLGWKREVLEAQPWIQWMDAPGVGEWRDQLQSLRRQGKTGDICRLQNRWRHIDGSWLMLSWRISFGADRQFYGVAQLSSDLPPPIDSLPEKSPPAPPGDLRPTDQRNDQNQWRSLIQNSGVLISIQNPDGTIVYVTPSVQDILGYQPQDLIGKTLWDLIDERDIARVQNSLNELLKTENQSIVIEYRCRHQNGCWRFLQSTMKNLLNEPSIQGILLNSHDITLAKQSEISCCQLNEELEIRVALRTAELKKLNQQLKAEISDRKQAQAELQAAEYQWRQMINKIADGVLILNRDGIVLFANSAAENLFNLPHEELLDLHFGIPNSAKEICEIYLPQKDGSYITVEMRTEQIEWQDQSVYLASLRNISDRQEAELRLRESEERYRTLAESSQDLIFILNSDRTLAYINSFGAELLGIEQPSTSDLEIEEISIIYQFKHLESSIKQVFSLNASVRVEDELVYQGGKLWLDTLLVPLRDNLGKISQILGVARDITQLKSIEQSLRKTQGQLRQREKLLRLTLEQAPIGIVTCDLEGNFLHFNPAFSQILGYSAQKLRQMSWENITDKDDLQIQENHYQKLLAGEVRNFQLENCYLRQDGNKIQGIIRVALIRDAKGSPMHYVAQLEDVTERKQAEAKIQASLKEKEVLLKEIHHRVKNNLQIVSSLLDLQAEYIQEPEILEKLEDSKHRLLAMSLIHETLYQSETLAQVDFSDYVERLATNILFAQSTDYERITLDFNLEPVFLNLETAIPCGLLLNELITNSIKHAFPEPRHGKIYIELHYQSNKTASNENQTSCQGDKIGDKIEDQIMLKVSDDGVGMPPNINLKETKSLGLTLIHDLTQQLRGNLAIDLSNGTEFILIFSELKYPQRI; encoded by the coding sequence TTGTTAGCTCAATTTACGCCAATTCAAAGAGAAATCCAAGCATTTTTTCCCATTAACCCAACCTACTTCTGTGTCTTCGCCGATCTAGACAGTTGTGCAAAAGTCAGTGATAACTGGGAAACTTTACTGGGTTGGAAACGAGAAGTTTTAGAAGCCCAACCTTGGATCCAGTGGATGGATGCCCCTGGGGTTGGGGAATGGCGCGATCAGCTACAATCTCTCCGTCGCCAAGGGAAAACCGGAGACATCTGTAGGTTGCAAAATCGCTGGCGACATATAGACGGAAGCTGGCTGATGTTATCGTGGCGGATCAGTTTCGGAGCGGATCGACAGTTTTATGGGGTGGCTCAATTAAGCAGTGATTTACCACCGCCTATCGATTCGCTCCCAGAAAAATCGCCCCCCGCTCCTCCAGGGGATTTAAGACCAACAGACCAGAGGAACGATCAAAATCAATGGCGATCGCTCATTCAAAACAGCGGGGTTCTAATTTCCATCCAAAATCCTGATGGGACAATTGTCTATGTCACCCCTTCCGTTCAGGATATCTTGGGATATCAACCTCAAGACTTGATCGGCAAAACCCTCTGGGATTTAATCGACGAGCGGGATATAGCACGAGTCCAAAACAGCTTGAACGAACTCTTAAAAACCGAGAATCAAAGTATTGTTATAGAATACCGCTGTCGTCACCAAAATGGTTGTTGGCGATTTTTGCAATCCACCATGAAAAATCTGCTCAACGAACCATCGATTCAAGGCATTTTGCTCAACAGCCATGACATCACTTTGGCGAAACAATCGGAAATCAGTTGTTGCCAACTGAATGAGGAATTAGAAATCCGAGTCGCGCTGCGGACTGCGGAATTAAAAAAACTTAATCAGCAATTAAAAGCAGAAATTAGCGATCGCAAACAAGCCCAAGCGGAACTCCAAGCCGCCGAATACCAGTGGCGTCAGATGATTAATAAAATTGCCGATGGCGTATTAATTCTGAATCGAGATGGCATTGTGTTATTTGCCAATTCTGCGGCAGAAAATTTGTTTAATCTTCCCCATGAAGAACTGCTGGATCTACACTTTGGGATTCCCAACTCTGCCAAAGAAATCTGTGAAATATATCTGCCCCAAAAAGATGGCAGTTATATCACCGTAGAAATGCGAACGGAACAAATTGAATGGCAGGATCAATCTGTGTACTTAGCCTCACTCAGGAATATCAGCGATCGCCAAGAGGCTGAGTTGCGCTTGCGGGAAAGTGAAGAAAGATATCGCACCTTAGCGGAATCTTCCCAAGATTTAATCTTTATTTTAAATAGCGATCGCACTTTGGCTTATATCAACTCTTTTGGCGCCGAACTCTTAGGCATTGAACAACCGAGTACGAGCGACCTAGAAATCGAAGAAATTTCTATTATTTATCAATTTAAGCATTTAGAATCCAGCATTAAACAAGTATTTAGCTTAAATGCTTCAGTTCGCGTAGAAGATGAACTGGTTTATCAGGGGGGAAAATTATGGCTCGACACCTTATTAGTCCCCCTGCGAGACAACTTAGGCAAAATTTCTCAAATTTTGGGAGTAGCGCGTGATATTACCCAACTCAAATCCATTGAGCAAAGCTTAAGAAAAACTCAAGGACAACTGCGACAACGAGAAAAACTCTTAAGACTCACCTTAGAACAAGCCCCAATTGGCATTGTCACCTGCGACTTAGAGGGAAATTTTCTCCATTTCAACCCGGCATTTAGCCAAATATTAGGATATTCTGCTCAAAAATTAAGGCAAATGTCTTGGGAAAATATTACGGACAAAGATGATTTACAAATTCAAGAAAATCATTATCAAAAACTGTTGGCCGGAGAGGTGAGGAATTTTCAGTTAGAAAACTGTTATCTGCGGCAAGATGGTAATAAAATCCAGGGAATCATTCGCGTGGCTTTAATCCGAGATGCCAAGGGTTCTCCCATGCATTATGTGGCTCAATTAGAAGATGTAACGGAACGTAAACAAGCGGAAGCCAAAATCCAAGCTTCCTTAAAGGAAAAAGAAGTGCTGCTGAAAGAAATTCATCATCGGGTGAAAAATAATTTACAAATCGTTTCTTCTCTGCTAGATTTACAAGCTGAATATATCCAAGAACCGGAAATTCTGGAGAAGTTAGAGGATAGTAAACATCGCCTATTAGCGATGTCATTAATCCACGAAACGCTTTACCAATCAGAAACCTTAGCCCAGGTTGATTTTAGTGACTATGTGGAACGATTAGCGACGAATATATTATTTGCCCAAAGCACCGATTATGAGCGGATTACTCTAGATTTTAATCTCGAACCTGTTTTTCTGAACTTAGAAACGGCGATTCCTTGCGGACTCCTGCTTAATGAATTAATTACCAATTCAATTAAACACGCTTTTCCCGAACCCAGGCACGGAAAAATCTACATCGAACTGCATTATCAGTCAAATAAAACAGCATCGAACGAGAATCAAACCAGTTGCCAGGGAGATAAAATTGGAGATAAAATTGAAGATCAAATTATGTTAAAAGTTTCTGACGATGGCGTGGGAATGCCGCCAAATATCAATTTGAAAGAAACAAAATCTTTAGGATTGACTTTGATTCACGACTTGACTCAGCAACTCAGAGGTAATTTAGCAATCGATTTAAGCAATGGCACCGAATTTATTCTCATATTTTCTGAATTGAAATATCCTCAAAGGATTTAG
- a CDS encoding PAS domain-containing sensor histidine kinase, with the protein MATIPNSLSLSSRESERQTLVCPEDRFLENASLGVFYATPDGRYLKANQTLAKIYRYRSPQELISTVRHLGNQLYVNPDRYLEMMQLLEEKQVVNNFVSEINCFDGTTVWVSENAQAFCDQTTGKLLSYQGTVTEIEPPQKSEKSLFPTCELEPITTEMLSMACHEFRSSLTVIAATNDLLKLHGQKMTKDQRHKYFQKITDTVKNTAALIEGFLAISKADFSHQLNPVWVNFPNICQEVWQDVQQITGSSHQFIFTNHSGIKAIVADPVFLRQILVNLLLNAVKYSPNTSTICCEFSGDDRQVIFSITDHGIGIPADDMETLFQPFHRAKNTGKAEGTGLGLVIVKRAVELHGGEIFLESEVGVGTTFTVKLPREIPMISA; encoded by the coding sequence ATGGCAACTATTCCCAACTCTCTATCCTTAAGTAGCCGGGAATCAGAGCGGCAAACCCTTGTTTGTCCCGAAGATCGATTCCTAGAAAATGCCAGCCTCGGTGTATTTTATGCCACTCCTGATGGGCGTTATCTTAAGGCAAATCAAACCTTGGCGAAAATATATCGATACCGTTCACCCCAAGAGTTAATCTCAACGGTTAGACATCTGGGAAATCAACTATACGTCAATCCCGATCGCTATCTTGAAATGATGCAACTGTTAGAGGAAAAACAGGTGGTGAATAACTTTGTCTCGGAGATTAACTGCTTTGATGGTACAACGGTTTGGGTTTCGGAAAATGCTCAAGCTTTCTGCGACCAAACCACCGGGAAGTTATTAAGTTATCAGGGAACAGTAACGGAAATTGAACCTCCCCAAAAGAGTGAAAAAAGCCTCTTCCCAACCTGTGAGTTAGAACCGATCACCACGGAAATGCTTTCGATGGCTTGTCACGAGTTCCGCTCCTCCCTAACAGTGATTGCCGCTACCAATGACCTGCTCAAACTGCATGGTCAAAAAATGACCAAAGATCAAAGACATAAATATTTTCAAAAAATTACTGATACCGTCAAAAATACCGCTGCCTTAATTGAAGGATTTCTGGCCATAAGTAAAGCCGATTTTAGTCATCAATTAAATCCAGTTTGGGTGAATTTCCCCAACATTTGTCAAGAAGTTTGGCAAGATGTGCAACAAATCACCGGATCTTCCCATCAATTTATTTTCACCAATCATTCGGGGATCAAGGCGATTGTGGCGGATCCCGTATTTTTAAGGCAAATTCTCGTCAATTTGCTATTAAATGCGGTGAAATATTCTCCAAATACTTCGACGATCTGTTGTGAATTTTCTGGAGACGATCGCCAAGTCATTTTTAGCATCACCGATCACGGCATTGGCATTCCCGCTGACGATATGGAAACCCTATTTCAACCCTTTCACCGGGCTAAAAATACCGGCAAAGCTGAGGGAACGGGCTTAGGTTTAGTGATTGTCAAGCGAGCCGTAGAATTGCACGGCGGTGAGATATTCTTAGAAAGTGAAGTGGGAGTAGGGACAACCTTTACGGTCAAACTCCCCAGAGAGATCCCCATGATTTCAGCCTAA
- the sppA gene encoding signal peptide peptidase SppA, translating to MRNFFQYTFASILGTLITVGILGTVGIGSLIFLLVSAVSSKDSTGPKVENQSVLVFDLSVAIADTKPASSTAEALSQALSDDESPDTMTLRTVLDAIETARTDDRIVALYLHGSTGETPNDYATLKEVRKALQEFKAAGKKIVAYDLDWTEREYYLGSLANQILINPLGVIEINGLASEGTFFAGALQRLGVGVQVTRVGKYKSAVEPFLLNQRSPESQQQTQQLLNDLWGNFVDAVVESRDFNQTQLQQWVNTQGIFTATEALNNGLVDKLAHFDQVVEELKGLSNSKEDNRTFKQISLPTYAKVAETNKQLPAVRQSKNQVAILYAEGEIVSGYGSPTQIGGDRLAKELRDLRLDDNVKAIVMRVNSPGGSATASDVIRREVELTREVKPVVISMGNVAASGGYWISSYGSRIFAEANTITGSIGVFGVLLNVQQLANRNGITWDVVKTNSLADLDTITRPKTPAELARIQSIVDLIYEEFLTIVSDSRNMPKDQVQAIAQGRVWSGQEAKKIGLVDEIGGLNQAIAAAAELAKLEDDWQLKEYPKQRRWEEIFLEKLIGTRYAATNTPPDPLTVQLQNLKEDLAVLRNFNDPMGAYARLPLNLRID from the coding sequence ATGCGTAATTTTTTTCAATATACTTTTGCCAGCATCCTCGGTACTCTAATTACTGTGGGCATCTTGGGGACGGTGGGAATTGGCAGCTTAATTTTTTTGCTGGTCAGTGCGGTTTCCTCCAAAGATAGCACAGGCCCAAAAGTAGAAAACCAGTCAGTGCTGGTCTTTGACCTGTCGGTGGCGATCGCAGATACCAAGCCTGCGTCGAGCACAGCGGAAGCGTTATCTCAAGCCCTGTCTGATGACGAGAGTCCCGATACGATGACCCTCCGCACGGTGTTAGATGCGATCGAAACCGCCCGCACCGACGATCGGATTGTGGCCTTGTACTTGCACGGCAGTACCGGCGAAACACCCAACGATTATGCCACCCTGAAAGAAGTTCGCAAGGCACTCCAAGAATTTAAAGCTGCCGGGAAAAAGATTGTGGCTTACGATCTTGACTGGACGGAACGGGAATATTACCTCGGTTCCCTGGCGAATCAGATTTTGATCAATCCTTTGGGGGTGATCGAAATTAATGGCTTGGCCTCCGAGGGGACATTTTTTGCCGGGGCTTTGCAAAGGTTGGGGGTTGGGGTGCAAGTGACCCGCGTGGGCAAGTATAAATCGGCGGTGGAACCGTTTTTGTTAAATCAGCGATCGCCGGAAAGTCAACAACAAACCCAGCAACTGCTGAATGATCTATGGGGCAATTTTGTGGATGCGGTGGTTGAGTCTCGTGATTTTAACCAAACACAGTTGCAACAATGGGTGAATACTCAAGGCATTTTCACCGCAACGGAAGCGCTGAACAATGGCCTAGTGGATAAATTAGCTCATTTTGATCAAGTGGTGGAGGAACTCAAAGGGTTAAGCAATAGCAAGGAAGACAATCGCACCTTTAAACAGATTAGTTTACCGACTTATGCCAAGGTTGCCGAAACGAATAAGCAACTGCCTGCGGTGCGTCAGTCCAAAAACCAGGTGGCGATTTTGTATGCAGAAGGCGAAATTGTTAGTGGTTATGGTAGTCCGACTCAAATTGGGGGCGATCGCCTCGCCAAAGAACTGCGGGATCTGCGTTTAGACGACAACGTGAAAGCGATCGTCATGCGGGTGAATAGTCCCGGTGGCAGTGCTACGGCTTCTGATGTGATCCGACGAGAAGTTGAGCTTACCCGTGAGGTCAAACCCGTAGTAATTTCTATGGGCAATGTAGCGGCTTCCGGGGGTTATTGGATTTCCAGTTATGGCAGCCGAATTTTTGCGGAAGCAAATACCATTACAGGTTCAATTGGGGTGTTTGGGGTGCTGCTGAATGTGCAACAATTGGCGAATAGAAATGGCATTACTTGGGATGTGGTAAAAACTAATTCCTTGGCTGATTTAGACACAATTACCCGCCCGAAAACTCCCGCCGAACTGGCGCGAATTCAGTCCATAGTCGATCTGATTTATGAAGAATTCCTCACCATTGTGTCCGATAGCCGGAATATGCCCAAAGATCAAGTTCAGGCGATCGCCCAAGGAAGAGTCTGGTCGGGGCAAGAAGCGAAAAAGATTGGCCTAGTAGATGAAATTGGCGGTCTGAATCAGGCGATCGCCGCCGCTGCCGAACTGGCAAAACTTGAGGATGATTGGCAACTGAAAGAATATCCTAAACAACGCCGTTGGGAAGAGATTTTCCTAGAAAAACTCATCGGGACTCGTTATGCCGCAACCAATACACCGCCCGATCCCTTAACCGTCCAACTGCAAAACCTCAAAGAGGATTTAGCCGTTTTGCGGAATTTCAACGATCCAATGGGGGCTTATGCGCGGTTACCCTTAAATTTAAGAATTGATTAA
- a CDS encoding ParA family protein, which produces MKSSSPPTKILAVVNGKGGVGKTTTAVNLAATFSEKRRILLVDADPQGSASWWHQRSDNNLGFDLCEENNPTLLGRLRNIEGYDLTIVDTPPALRSEALAAVVSSADYLILPTPPAPMDLAVLVETVREAVMPVGVPYRVLLTRVDSRSLKEAIEAQNTLMELGIPVCHAFVRSYKAHERAALEGVPINQWRGKNAYEATADYRRVSNEILRDWRN; this is translated from the coding sequence GTGAAATCATCATCCCCCCCTACGAAAATTCTTGCAGTTGTCAACGGCAAAGGTGGCGTGGGCAAAACAACAACCGCCGTCAACCTCGCCGCGACTTTTTCTGAAAAACGACGCATCCTTTTAGTGGATGCGGATCCCCAGGGTTCCGCCTCTTGGTGGCACCAACGCAGTGACAACAACTTAGGCTTCGATCTCTGTGAAGAGAACAATCCCACCCTGTTGGGACGGTTACGCAACATCGAGGGTTACGATCTGACGATCGTGGATACTCCCCCAGCCTTGCGTTCCGAAGCTTTGGCCGCTGTTGTCAGTTCAGCAGATTATCTAATTTTACCGACCCCCCCGGCGCCAATGGACTTGGCGGTGTTAGTGGAAACCGTGCGGGAAGCGGTCATGCCCGTGGGCGTTCCCTATCGGGTTTTACTCACTCGTGTAGATTCTCGCAGTTTAAAAGAAGCGATCGAAGCCCAAAACACGCTGATGGAATTGGGCATTCCCGTTTGTCATGCTTTCGTCAGGAGTTACAAAGCCCATGAACGGGCAGCCCTGGAAGGCGTACCGATTAATCAATGGCGCGGTAAAAATGCTTATGAAGCAACCGCTGATTACCGTCGTGTCTCTAATGAAATCCTGCGGGATTGGAGGAATTAA
- a CDS encoding ATP-binding protein has product MNNKESKPKKISKNPIQPGQLSPIDQPQWSENKEATKEATQEAIKVLIVEDEIIVARQLSNSLKKLNYEVVAIATSGEEGIEKTALTQPDLVLMDIVMPGEIDGIDAAEEIRRRFSIPVVFLTAYADQETVSRAAMTDPFGYILKPFQPKDLYATIQVALRKHQVEKELEAATQKAEAEKRQKSELVSLAAHEFRTPLTAIKNLAQLLEFYSEKLTEAKKQRHAQQIQHSVDEMLKLLDDILTLSKVEKGSLAFEPSPIYLEGFCINLIDNLQFIAGDRYHLVLNYSGDARQPVCVDSYLLRHILSNLLTNAIKYSPTGGKISVQVNCQPEQLVFKISDPGIGIPSADLDHLFESFHRSSNVGDIPGTGLGLSIVKQCVELHQGAIAVETHLNQGSTFIVTLPRQPLDQCTISPS; this is encoded by the coding sequence ATGAACAACAAAGAATCAAAACCAAAAAAAATTAGCAAAAATCCCATACAGCCAGGTCAATTATCGCCAATTGATCAGCCGCAGTGGTCGGAAAACAAAGAAGCTACCAAAGAAGCCACCCAAGAAGCCATCAAAGTGCTAATCGTCGAAGATGAAATCATTGTGGCGCGACAACTTTCTAATAGTTTAAAAAAATTGAACTATGAGGTGGTGGCGATCGCGACATCCGGCGAAGAAGGCATTGAAAAAACTGCCCTGACTCAACCAGATTTGGTCTTAATGGATATTGTCATGCCCGGAGAAATCGATGGCATCGATGCTGCGGAAGAAATTCGCCGTCGGTTCTCGATTCCGGTCGTATTTCTCACCGCTTATGCGGATCAAGAAACCGTGAGTCGGGCTGCCATGACTGACCCCTTTGGTTATATTCTCAAGCCGTTTCAACCCAAAGACCTCTATGCCACCATTCAGGTCGCCCTACGCAAACATCAGGTAGAAAAAGAACTAGAAGCCGCCACGCAAAAAGCCGAAGCGGAAAAAAGACAAAAGTCTGAGTTGGTTTCTCTGGCGGCTCACGAATTTCGCACCCCCTTGACGGCGATTAAAAATTTAGCTCAATTATTAGAATTTTATTCAGAAAAATTAACCGAAGCGAAAAAACAACGCCATGCTCAACAAATTCAACATTCTGTGGACGAAATGCTCAAGCTTTTGGATGATATTCTCACCTTGAGTAAAGTGGAAAAAGGCAGTCTGGCTTTTGAACCGTCGCCGATTTATTTGGAAGGATTTTGTATCAATCTGATTGATAATCTTCAATTTATCGCTGGCGATCGCTACCACCTAGTTTTAAATTATTCCGGAGATGCTCGTCAACCCGTTTGTGTAGATAGCTATCTCCTGCGCCACATTCTCTCCAATTTACTCACAAATGCCATTAAATATTCTCCCACGGGAGGGAAAATTTCTGTGCAGGTGAATTGTCAACCAGAACAATTAGTCTTTAAAATCAGTGACCCAGGAATTGGCATTCCCAGTGCTGACTTAGACCATTTGTTTGAATCATTCCATCGGTCTAGTAATGTGGGTGATATTCCCGGCACAGGTTTAGGTTTATCAATTGTCAAGCAATGTGTAGAACTGCATCAGGGGGCGATCGCTGTGGAAACCCACCTCAACCAAGGTTCCACATTTATTGTCACCTTACCCCGGCAACCATTGGATCAATGTACCATCAGTCCCTCGTAA